A genome region from Flavobacterium sp. includes the following:
- a CDS encoding NADP-dependent oxidoreductase: protein MKAYILPKYGKEEKLLLSDVKIPEIGDYEVLVEIHAASINQLDLKIKNGDFKLILPYQLPLILGHDIAGIVVETGSKVSHFKIGDEIYGRAADFHIGSFAEYIAVNENDLALKPKNISMEQAASIPLVGLTVWQAFAEKAKLGKGQKVFIQAGSGGVGTIAIQFAKHLGAFVATTASEKNFDMLKALGADIIIDYKKDNFENILKDYDVVLNSQDVKTLEKSLKILKPGGSIISISGPPTPEFAKSIGASALIRFILWLTSMKIRKRSKNLHINYSFLFMKASGKQLEEIGNLLESKAIKPVVDKVFSFEQTNNAFEYMEKGHAKGKVVVKIK, encoded by the coding sequence ATGAAAGCTTATATCTTACCTAAATACGGCAAAGAAGAAAAGTTACTACTCAGCGATGTAAAAATACCTGAAATTGGAGATTATGAGGTGTTGGTAGAAATTCATGCTGCCAGCATCAACCAGCTGGACTTAAAAATAAAAAACGGGGATTTCAAGTTAATCCTTCCTTATCAATTACCTTTAATATTAGGTCATGATATTGCAGGAATAGTAGTAGAAACCGGCTCAAAAGTCAGTCACTTTAAAATTGGAGACGAGATTTATGGGCGAGCAGCCGATTTTCATATCGGTTCCTTCGCGGAATATATTGCTGTGAATGAAAATGATCTGGCACTAAAACCTAAAAATATATCAATGGAGCAGGCAGCATCAATTCCATTGGTTGGACTAACTGTATGGCAGGCTTTCGCCGAAAAAGCGAAACTTGGTAAAGGGCAGAAAGTTTTTATTCAGGCAGGTTCTGGCGGAGTTGGTACAATAGCAATTCAGTTTGCCAAACATCTTGGAGCATTTGTCGCCACAACAGCCAGCGAAAAGAATTTTGACATGCTGAAAGCCCTTGGAGCTGATATTATAATAGATTACAAAAAGGATAACTTTGAAAATATTCTTAAAGATTATGATGTAGTGCTTAACAGCCAGGATGTTAAAACACTTGAAAAATCATTAAAAATTTTAAAACCGGGAGGCAGTATTATTTCAATTTCCGGGCCTCCTACTCCAGAGTTTGCAAAATCAATTGGCGCATCAGCACTAATACGTTTTATCCTTTGGCTGACCAGCATGAAAATCCGTAAAAGGTCTAAAAATTTACATATTAATTATTCCTTTTTATTCATGAAGGCAAGCGGAAAGCAACTGGAAGAAATCGGTAATTTACTCGAATCTAAAGCGATTAAACCAGTTGTCGATAAAGTATTCTCTTTTGAGCAGACCAACAATGCTTTTGAATATATGGAAAAAGGACATGCAAAAGGAAAAGTGGTTGTGAAAATAAAATGA
- a CDS encoding enoyl-CoA hydratase/isomerase family protein, with protein MIFTTHKITNGYWKISFNNPPINMFDTEFSKQLMIVMDELESNENLKVVVFESENPDFFVAHVELLNVGSFPKGTGKTGLSIAWPDIARRLELAPFVTIASIRGRARGLGSEFAQAFDLRFASREKAFLAQVEIGIGSFPGGGGLERLHLLTGRSRALEIILSGNDYDADTAAFYGWINRSIPDAELDKYVEKFAKRIDSFDKKPIAAIKQIINQRAKLPSNEEILDTQVKFFASLEEPEARGRIKNLFEKGLQQNGDLELNLADNI; from the coding sequence ATGATTTTTACGACACACAAAATTACAAATGGATACTGGAAAATCAGTTTCAATAATCCTCCTATTAACATGTTTGATACCGAATTTTCTAAACAGCTAATGATTGTGATGGACGAACTGGAGTCAAATGAAAACCTGAAAGTTGTAGTCTTCGAGAGTGAAAATCCAGATTTTTTTGTTGCTCATGTTGAGCTGCTAAATGTTGGAAGCTTTCCAAAAGGAACCGGAAAAACAGGTCTGTCTATAGCCTGGCCAGATATTGCACGCAGACTGGAACTTGCCCCTTTTGTAACCATAGCTTCCATCCGTGGCCGTGCCAGAGGACTTGGAAGTGAATTTGCACAAGCATTTGATTTACGCTTCGCCAGCAGGGAGAAAGCATTCTTGGCTCAGGTAGAAATAGGGATCGGTTCATTTCCTGGTGGCGGAGGACTTGAACGCCTGCATCTTCTTACAGGACGCAGCCGAGCTCTTGAAATTATTTTAAGCGGTAATGATTATGATGCAGATACAGCCGCATTCTACGGCTGGATAAACCGCTCGATTCCAGACGCTGAACTGGATAAATATGTTGAAAAATTTGCAAAGCGCATAGATTCATTTGACAAAAAACCAATTGCTGCCATAAAGCAAATCATTAACCAAAGAGCCAAACTTCCTTCAAATGAAGAAATTTTAGACACACAGGTTAAATTCTTTGCTTCACTCGAGGAGCCTGAAGCGCGTGGCCGTATTAAAAATTTATTTGAAAAAGGACTCCAGCAAAATGGCGATCTGGAACTAAATCTTGCTGATAACATCTAA
- a CDS encoding helix-turn-helix domain-containing protein, giving the protein MKEIKKRSGCPVSSSLDLLGDKWSLLIVRDLMYYKKCTYGDFLKSDEKIATNILAARLSSLEDAGIIVKQDHPESKVKFLYQLSEKGIDLLPVLIEMYIWGEKYFTLSEQHIEFLKEIKKDKQAFIDQLTDKMKKLIV; this is encoded by the coding sequence ATGAAAGAAATTAAAAAAAGGTCGGGCTGTCCTGTGAGCAGTTCACTTGATTTGTTAGGAGATAAATGGTCACTGTTAATTGTACGTGATCTGATGTATTATAAGAAATGCACCTATGGTGATTTTCTGAAATCGGATGAAAAAATTGCGACTAACATTCTTGCTGCAAGATTGTCATCTCTTGAAGACGCAGGTATCATTGTAAAGCAGGATCACCCCGAAAGCAAAGTAAAATTTTTGTATCAACTTTCTGAGAAGGGTATTGATCTGCTTCCAGTATTAATCGAGATGTATATCTGGGGCGAAAAGTATTTTACCCTTTCTGAGCAACATATTGAATTTTTAAAAGAAATTAAGAAAGATAAACAGGCTTTTATTGATCAGCTGACCGATAAAATGAAAAAGCTGATTGTTTAA
- a CDS encoding DUF1254 domain-containing protein has product MTKKLLQIALLFLLAVGVTTSCKKKSDEEIVKTEEAATVAAALEIKNTEAGSDFSLVLPKKEKMSVEYAQKLGEFAYVWAWPMINMLNRRTAITQAPKPAYLNGVLPVAPQGQLAMLNDYITPDETFVTCPNQDVVYGLGFFDLDSQPVVVQVPDFGDRFWVYAMYDHRTNQFGQLGKPYGTKPGFYLLTGPNWKGETPKGITDVVKCPTTLANIIPRVFQNDSKEDKQAIQATINQIVAYPAAEFDGKMKTVIYKNLPSIKGPASDGKETKWVVPEKFFDENELGKVLEILPPLKGEEELYSQLKELLAAAKSDPAIKEALVKTAQKTEESIIHSFFLWKNNGVAAGNGWNRSYYSADWEGSGSYDYYNRAATAKSNMFDNRPNETQYFYTDNASDKTQLDGKNNYTVTFAKGEEPPVQGFWSLTLYNEHHLFSKNKINRYSLGTKNKGLKKNADGSLTIYVSSTSPGADKESNWLPSPSGTFSLYIRAYWGKEGITKGTWTPPAIAKI; this is encoded by the coding sequence ATGACAAAGAAACTATTACAAATAGCCCTGCTATTTTTGCTAGCAGTTGGAGTAACGACTTCATGCAAAAAAAAATCCGATGAGGAAATCGTTAAAACAGAGGAAGCAGCAACAGTTGCAGCCGCTTTAGAAATAAAAAATACAGAAGCAGGCAGTGATTTTTCTCTAGTACTTCCAAAAAAGGAGAAAATGAGCGTAGAATACGCACAAAAACTAGGAGAGTTTGCCTACGTTTGGGCATGGCCAATGATAAATATGCTAAACAGACGCACAGCCATAACCCAAGCGCCTAAGCCAGCTTATTTAAATGGCGTCTTGCCAGTAGCTCCTCAGGGACAATTGGCGATGCTTAACGATTATATTACTCCAGATGAAACGTTTGTTACCTGTCCCAATCAGGATGTGGTTTATGGTCTTGGATTTTTTGATTTAGATTCACAGCCTGTAGTCGTTCAAGTTCCAGATTTTGGAGACCGTTTTTGGGTATATGCAATGTACGATCATAGAACAAATCAGTTTGGGCAATTGGGTAAGCCTTATGGCACCAAACCGGGATTTTATCTGTTAACCGGACCTAATTGGAAAGGTGAAACACCTAAAGGAATTACAGATGTTGTGAAATGTCCAACAACATTAGCAAATATTATCCCTAGAGTATTCCAAAATGACTCAAAAGAAGACAAACAAGCCATTCAGGCTACCATAAATCAGATTGTTGCTTATCCTGCTGCTGAATTTGATGGTAAAATGAAAACTGTTATATATAAAAATCTGCCATCTATAAAAGGTCCAGCTTCTGATGGTAAAGAAACAAAATGGGTTGTTCCTGAAAAGTTTTTTGATGAAAATGAATTAGGTAAAGTGCTGGAAATTTTGCCTCCGCTTAAAGGGGAAGAAGAATTATATTCACAGCTTAAAGAATTATTGGCGGCAGCAAAATCAGATCCGGCAATAAAAGAAGCACTTGTTAAAACAGCTCAAAAAACAGAAGAAAGTATCATTCATAGTTTCTTTCTTTGGAAAAATAATGGAGTAGCAGCAGGAAACGGGTGGAATCGTTCGTATTATAGTGCAGACTGGGAAGGTTCAGGAAGTTATGATTACTACAACAGAGCTGCAACTGCTAAATCAAACATGTTTGATAACAGACCAAATGAGACACAGTATTTCTACACAGATAATGCTTCAGATAAAACGCAGCTGGACGGCAAGAATAATTATACGGTAACTTTTGCAAAAGGAGAAGAACCTCCTGTACAGGGATTTTGGTCGCTGACTTTGTACAATGAGCACCATTTATTTTCCAAAAATAAAATAAACCGATATTCACTAGGCACAAAAAACAAAGGCCTTAAAAAGAATGCAGATGGTTCTTTAACGATTTATGTAAGCTCAACATCTCCTGGAGCTGATAAGGAAAGCAATTGGCTTCCATCGCCAAGCGGAACATTTTCATTATATATCCGCGCGTATTGGGGCAAAGAAGGAATTACCAAAGGCACATGGACGCCGCCAGCTATTGCAAAAATTTAA